From a single Arachis hypogaea cultivar Tifrunner chromosome 3, arahy.Tifrunner.gnm2.J5K5, whole genome shotgun sequence genomic region:
- the LOC112790800 gene encoding mitochondrial fission 1 protein A isoform X2, which produces MAKLEAKHGMIVDSVGNFSGKDQLPWCDPDIVAIHGGSQHSYLSFQKREAILKGDEDFDCDNVFAKELKNAGLVVESYWQFR; this is translated from the exons ATGGCGAAGCTTGAAGCGAAGCACGGAATGATAGTGGACTCCGTTGGTAACTTCTCCGGCAAAGACCAGCTTCCCTGGTGTGACCCTGACATCGTCGCT ATTCATGGAGGATCACAACACAGCTACCTTTCCTTCCAAAAA AGAGAGGCGATTCTTAAAGGAGATGAAGACTTTGATTGCGACAATGTATTTGCCAAGGAGCTTAAGAATGCAGGCTTGGTTGTTGAGAGTTATTGGCAATTCAGATGA
- the LOC112790800 gene encoding agamous-like MADS-box protein MADS3 isoform X1, translated as MTNINVDYELLWLQERHLGDMNKQLRLKLEAEGFNLKAMESLWSLTSAATNSNFTFQPSQTNNPMDCQPEPFLQIGLKNRWWSCCKIS; from the exons ATGACAAACATCAATGTAGATTATGAATTGTTATGGTTACAG GAGCGCCATCTTGGAGATATGAATAAGCAACTTAGGCTCAAG CTTGAGGCAGAAGGGTTCAATCTAAAAGCTATGGAAAGCTTGTGGAGTTTAACTTCAGCTGCTACAAATAGCAACTTTACCTTTCAGCCTTCTCAAACCAATAACCCTATGGATTGCCAACCTGAGCCTTTCTTGCAAATAGG TCTAAAGAATCGTTGGTGGAGCTGCTGCAAAATCTCGTAG